A region of Diceros bicornis minor isolate mBicDic1 chromosome 31, mDicBic1.mat.cur, whole genome shotgun sequence DNA encodes the following proteins:
- the FAM89B gene encoding leucine repeat adapter protein 25: protein MNGLPSVEAPGGAGCALAGLPPLPRGLSGLLNASGGSWRELERVYSQRSRIHDELSRAARVPDGPRSAAGAASAGPAAGPPGPRRPVNLDSALAALRKEMVGLRQLDMSLLCQLWGLYESIQDYKHLCQDLSLCQDLSSSLHSDSSYPPDAGLSDDDEPPDASLPPDPPPLTVPQTHNARDQWLQDAFHISL, encoded by the exons ATGAATGGGCTGCCCTCGGTCGAGGCGCCGGGCGGCGCGGGCTGCGCCCTGGCTGGGCTCCCGCCGCTACCGCGCGGCCTCAGCGGTCTTCTCAACGCGAGCGGGGGCTCGTGGCGGGAGCTGGAGCGCGTCTACAGCCAGCGCAGCCGCATCCACGATGAGCTGAGCCGCGCCGCCCGCGTCCCGGACGGGCCCCGCAGCGCCGCCGGCGCCGCCAGCGCGGGACCCGCCGCCGGTCCCCCCGGCCCGCGTCGCCCTGTCAACCTCGACTCGGCACTCGCGGCGCTGCGCAAGGAGATG GTGGGGCTGCGGCAGCTGGACATGTCCCTGCTGTGCCAGCTGTGGGGCCTGTATGAGTCGATCCAGGACTACAAGCACCTGTGCCAAGACTTGAGCCTCTGCCAGGACCTGTCATCCTCCCTGCACTCGGACAGCTCCTACCCACCTGATGCAGGCCTGTCCGATGACGACGAGCCTCCTGATGCCAGCCTGCCCCCAGACCCGCCGCCCCTCACTGTGCCTCAGACGCACAACGCCCGCGACCAGTGGCTGCAGGATGCCTTTCACATCAGCCTCTGA
- the ZNRD2 gene encoding protein ZNRD2 yields the protein MALNGAEADDFSWEPPTEAETKVLQARRERQDRISRLMGDYLLRGYRMLGETCADCGTILLQDKQRKIYCVACQELDSDVDKDNPALNAQAALSQAREHQLASASELPLGSRPAPQPPVPRPEHCEGAAAGLKAAQGPPPPATPPNAGVLACTQEALLQKLTWASGELGSSTSLETSIQLCSLIRACAEALHSLRQLQH from the exons ATGGCCCTGAACGGCGCTG AAGCCGACGATTTCTCCTGGGAGCCCCCGACCGAGGCAGAGACGAAGGTGCTGCAGGCGCGACGGGAGCGGCAGGATCGCATCTCCCGACTCATGGGCGACTACCTGCTGCGTGGTTACCGCATGCTGGGGGAGACGTGCGCGGACTGCGGG ACGATCCTCCTCCAAGACAAACAGCGGAAAATCTATTGCGTGGCTTGTCAGGAGCTCGACTCAGATGTGGATAAAGATAATCCAG caCTGAATGCCCAGGCTGCCCTCTCCCAAGCCCGGGAGCACCAGCTCGCCTCTGCCTCGGAGCTCCCCTTGGGCTCTCGGCCTGCCCCTCAGCCCCCAGTACCCCGTCCAGAGCACTGTGAGGGAGCTGCAGCAGGGCTCAAGGCAGCTCAGGGCCCGCCCCCTCCAGCTACACCTCCAAATGCCGGTGTCCTGGCCTGCACACAGGAGGCCCTCCTGCAGAAGCTGACCTGGGCCTCAGGTGAGCTGGGCTCTAGCACCTCCCTGGAGACTAGCATCCAGCTGTGCAGCCTTATCCGGGCCTGTGCTGAGGCTCTGCACAGCCTGCGGCAGCTGCAGCACTAA